From one Halosimplex rubrum genomic stretch:
- a CDS encoding DUF7538 family protein: MADREGWRVEGTAARVHYEGEGDRYSVEYYAPSDCVVYWKVPPESGGETAVPVGRETVPTPLRERIRMDLDAAGVDPEVERRSL; the protein is encoded by the coding sequence CTGGCCGACCGCGAGGGCTGGCGCGTCGAGGGGACGGCCGCCCGCGTCCACTACGAGGGCGAGGGCGACCGCTACAGCGTCGAATACTACGCCCCGAGCGACTGCGTGGTCTACTGGAAGGTCCCCCCGGAGTCGGGCGGCGAGACGGCGGTTCCGGTGGGCCGCGAGACGGTGCCGACGCCGCTGCGCGAGCGCATCCGGATGGACCTCGACGCCGCGGGGGTCGACCCCGAGGTCGAGCGGCGATCGCTGTAG